The window ACTCCTGGAGGAAGCTCTGGAGGTGAATCTGCTCTCGTTGGTATGCGCGGCAGCCTTTTGGTGAGTCAAATACATGCCATGTTTCGCGTCTTCTGATCAGAGTACTGAGCCGAGCAGGGTGTTGGCGGTGATATTGGAGGCAGCGTGCGATGTCCATGTGCCCATGTCGGTATATATGGCTTCAAGTGAGTGGATGAGCCCTCTTTTGCACTTTTTCAGTATCACTGACACGCTTTACAGGCCAAGTTCTAAACGCATTTCTGTCTTTGGGCAGAGGGCCAACATGGCTGGCAAGGAAACCATTCTCTCTACTCCCGGGCCTATGACAGTAGAGCGTGACGTACTAGAACTCTTCATGAAAaccgccattgctgctgagccATGGCGCCACGACCCATCTCTTACCGTCAAAGAGTGGACGCCATATCACTTCACAAAGCCGCTCAAGATTGCCGTTCAGTGGTGGGATGGCGTTGTGAAGCCACACCCTCCCATGATACGTGCGCTGAAAGAAGTTGCCGACGCGTGTCGAAAGGCTGGTCATGAGGTGGTCGACTGGAACTGCGAATCACTTGGCCATGACGAAGCCTGGGACATCATCTCAGGGCTCTACTGGCCCGACGGCGGCAAAGAGGTTCTCGATTTGATCAAGGGAGCTGGAGAGTCGGTCTTGCCATTGACCAAATTCATTATTGAAGAGCAGCCAAATGTCAAGGCCAGGACTGTGGCTGAGCTTTGGGAGGTGAGTTCTTCTTCAAGGCTTTTAAAGTCACCACCATCAAACATACTGACATAATTTCTTCTATTTAGTTGACCGCTCAACGAGATTCCTACCGCGCAAGATACGCCAAGGCCTGGACAGCCACCGCAGCCAACGGCGAGAGAGAGGTCGATGTCATTCTGTGCCCTCCTTCatttggagctgctgctcctctcgAGCAGTCGCGGTACTGGGGCTACACCTCGCAATGGAACCTCCTGGACTACCCGGCCGTTGTCTTCCCCGTCACCACCGTCGACCAGGACAAGGACGTCAAGGATACGAGCTACGTACCCAAGAACGACCAAGATCGATTCGTGTATGAGATGTACAGCCCAGAGAAGTATGTCAATGCACCAGTGAGCCTGCAGATTGTTGGCAGGCGACAGTACGATGAAAAGGTTCTCGCCGCACTGGTGGAAATTGAGCGTGCTATGGGAAGACCTTAAAGCACTAGTGTCCGGTATCATATGTATAGGTTTCTGGTTGGCGGAGTTTGGTAGACTTAGAATCAACTGGCACGCGAAATAAATTTGTTGGTCTCTATGAAGCGTCTAGTTATACAATTCGGCCTGCCTCTCAAGAACGATAGGATGCCTCACAGAACCTGGCTTAAGCTCGGCAAAGTTCAAGTTAATGCCCTCCTCCACTTCAGGATACGGGCCTAGAGGAGTGATTGCTAGTGGATTGATTTTCGTGTGACTCTTGGTATACTTGTCCAATGTTAGATCAGGCATGTCCACGACTTGGGTATGTGATTCTTGAATGATATCGACTCACGTTTTCCTTGATATGCTTGAAGTCTGTCGTCTCCTTGAACCCCTTTACATTCCAATACAGATTCTTCAGCCACTCGTGAATGACTGGATAATTTGCGCGAATTGTTCCCAGGTTGCATTTAAAGTGCTGGACATAGACAGCGTCAAACCGTATAATGGTCGTGTACGCACGAATGTCAAGTTCTGTGAGATGACTGCCCAGAATGTACGGGCCACCGTTGCGATGGATGAGACTTTCTAGATGGTTCAAAGCGGCAAAGACGACAGGTACATTCTTATCATAGACCTCTTGTGTCTCTGCAAATCCGGCCTTGTAAACTCCAGAATTGAGGTCTCTCTGCATCCACTCAGAAATTTCATCGATCTGGCTTCTCAACTGCGCGGGGTAGAGATCCAGTTCGTACTTTGGTCCCTCTTTGGGCAGTACGTCTTCAAAGGCGGTTGGAAGCCAGCGTAGCAACTCGGCGCTTTCGTTGTTCACAATGGTTCCCTCTTTAGTGTCCCACAGCACCGGAACGCTGTACTTTGTTCCTTCGTAGCCAGAATCGGCTCTAAAGTAGAGCTCATGAAGGTCCTTGGATCCGAACAATTTGTCCACAGTCGCTCCCGCGTACTCGTCGTTTGAGGTAGGGAATCGCCAGCCTGCCCGGCCGCCGTTGCCTTTGGGATACGGCATCACAACTGAGACATCGATGAGGGATTCCAGCCCTTTGATGTATCGTACAAGGAGAACGCGATGCGCAAATGGACAAAAGAGTCCGACGTAGAGATGATAGCGGCCTGCTTCGGGTGGGAATTGGCTCTCGGGTTTGATAACTCCATGCCAGGAATCAGTTGGGCCGGCATGGACGACAGCCATGTTGGAGTATAGGAAATCAAACAAATTTTCTGTACTAATATTCGCCTCGGAGCTTCTCTACCTTTACAAGCCCCCAAAGAAATTAGGACTCGAAGATTCTGGTCTGAAGAGAATGATATTCGTTAGATTTATGAATCTTTCGAAATAAGGCCCCGCACCGTATGACCGATTCGCAGGGTTGTTTGACGCCAGAGGCAGTTTTGCTGACGGTCGATGCGGGATAAATCAGGTATCTACAGCGATTTACTGTTACATCGCAGGATGACGAGAAAGGTTTTATGCCGTTTTGGCGAATTGGTTCGGCGTTTCCACATCTTTTGGGTACCTATCTGAGCAATACTGTTCTCGAGTTTCCCTTGCAGTGTTTTTCAAGCATCTTTAGTAAAGCACGAGCGAGTGCCAGAAAAAATTagtttggaaaaaaaaagttgaacAAATAATCCAATTAATATGTAAACAGCTCCCAGAGCTCCATTAATAGCACAAActccctttttttgatttccttccatctccattaTTTGGGTATTTTGCCTAACCTAAACCATCAAATGCAATCATCAAAATTCATATCCTCTCATGACTTGGACGGGTTCTCCACGTTCTCCTCCACCACAACAACACCGCTCTGTTCGCGTTCTGTTGACACTTCATCGGCCTGCTTGCTCTTCACATCTGCCAAACCATAGATGACAATGCTAATGATACCGCAGATGGCAGACAAAATGGAGAAAACAAGCGCAACAATTCCCCGAGCTGTGAATCCGTCGGGAATCCAGCCGGGCTGAGACGCTTGGCCCTTGAGATCGAGGAAATCCAGCGTGTCAGCGGCGGCGTTTCCTTTGGAGGCAATGCCGGCAGCCTGACAAACGTCGATGTGCTCTTGCGGGATCGTCATGCGCTCTTGCATCTGCTGAGGGGCTTCGATGAGGATCATGGCCAGACCAGAAGAAAGATGCCAGTCAATGTGGCAGTGGAAGATCCAAACACCGGGGTTGTCAGCAACAAAACGCATGACAAAGTAGCCCTGGGGCGGCAGCACAACGACGTCTCTGCGGGCGGGAATCTTGGGAAAGGCCGTGTGGTTGCTTGGGTCATACGGCACGGGATCTCCGTTCAAGTAATCGAAAAAGTGCTCTCCATAGGGAGGCTGGCGATCAATCACCTGGAAGTTGTGGCCGTGAAGATGGAACGGATGCGAGCCGCCATCAGCGTTGTTGACCACAATCTGCACGACGTCATTGTGGTTCAGAACCATTGGATGAGTGAATTCGCCATAGATGCCCTTGTTGCTGACGATATCCTCTCCGGCTGACATTGCCGTGTAGAGAGATGGCACCTTTGGCGTTGTGAATGAAATGTTGTTCAGGAACGCATAGCTCTGTCCATTGTTCAGGTTACCCATGATGACAGTAACGTTGAGATCCATGTCTGGCTCGGGAAGCAGCTCCATTCCATCAGAGGGCACCAATGCGATGTCATCAAATGGAACGATTTGTGTGCTGTCTGTGACATTGATAGTCGCCTGTGGGTGGTCGGCATTTTTGTTGTATTCCAGCCAGTTGGTGTTGTTGAGGCGGAGCTCTGGAGGCATGGTATCGAGCAGAGAGGAATCTGCAACCGTAACAATAGGATAGTTTGTGTCCGTCTCGTTCTTCGTCGTCAAAAGAATCGCATATCGCTGAGCAACACCAAGGTAGAGCGTGTCAGCCTCAGCGGGCTCCGTATAGACGCCGTCGATTTCCACAATTTTGAAGTTGTGGCCCTCGATGTAGAAGTACTGCCCGACAAAGGcgctgatgttgatgattCGGATCAGGTATGTCTTGTTCGGCTTCACGGGCAGGCTGGAGTTCAATGTGTCGTTGAAGAGGAAAGCATTGGGAATCGGTTCCGCGCCGGTGGGGTTGAAGACAGACATAAAGCCCGCAGACAAGTCCTCCACCATGTCGTGATACCAATCGGACAGGGTGACTGTGAACTCGTCGTCAAACTTGAACGGGGCGTCCTCGTCGTGGACAATGAGCGCCTGGCGGTAGCCATCGGGGTAGCAGTAGTCTGTATGGCAGTGGTACCAGTAGGTGCCGTTCTGGTTGACGGTGAAGTTGTAAGTCATGCTCGAGCCGGGCGGCACAGGGCATTGGGTGATCATGGACGCGCCGTCCATGTAGTTTGTGTTGTTCTGGAACATGCCGTGCCAGTGGATCGAGGCGGCCCGGTCCAGGCTGTTGTGCATGTTGACCACGAGGCGATCGCCCTTGTTGACCTCGATGACGGGCAGCGGCCACTGGCCGTTGATGCCCACGACTTTGCGCTCTGCCAGGCCATCGGGATTTGCCGTGACCCAGGTGACGTTGAAGTCGTGTGTAACCGTCTTGGCCTGGCCAAGCGCCGCGAGGGCCAGAAGCAGGAATCGCTTCATGTTGGAGAGTTGGTGAAAGCAGACAAAGCAATGGCCAGTTCAGCAGCCAATTGACCCTTCAGCCGCTCTAGTCCCGTCTCTCTCGCACTCCGTCTGGAGGGCAATGGATGAGAAACTCGGTACAGCCACAAGCAACTTTGAACTTTGTGTGCCACGGTCAGAGTGTGGGCGGTAGGGGCTGATATTGATCTTATGTGATTTCCCCATCAACTCCCCCCAGCAAGAATGGAACAATGTTTCCCCTTGACTCTCACAAAGTTCCCGAGGCCAGCTCCCATCCATCAGATAACCAACAAGCCGGGTTCCTAGAACCACTAAACAGGCTAACAGGACAAAACTAGACAGCCCCCACAGGCTAGATGGAAAAATTCTGTGCATGAGGGCCGAGCACCGCAGCATTGGGTCCTTGTATCACGACCCAGAAACCAGATTAAGCCCATCAGGCCCCGTTTAGACTCACTGCAGACCCTTCTTGGCGTCCAATAGCTCTGCCGAGGAGCCGCCTGGCGTGATCAGATAACAATGGTTCGGGGCTGGAATTGAGCCATTTTCTTGATCAGATAATTTTTCGTTTGATCAGATAACTCAAAATCCTCAGCAAAGCGCATCGTGGTGGTGGGCCGCCGTGCCGTCTTAGCCGGGGAGCCACAGCTGGAGATGCATCAGGCGAATCTGACTGGCCGATGTGATTATCTGATCATCTGATTTGGCTGAACGAGTCCACTTGCGGTGCTTCCAACCGGCGCCTCCAATGAGCCGTCGGAGTCAATCCCAGTTTCTATTACAAGCTTAGTTGAAGGTCGCGGCCCTTCTCGGCTGGAGCTGCCCTGAAAGCTTTTTCCTGGCGTGTTATTCAAGCCTTACTCATTCCGTATGCGGCCATGCGAGGCTAAATATACATCAATTGCTGGCCGCCATTGGGAAAAAGAGTCCCTTTCGTCTCTCCCCCTCCATCTTTCCATCACCCAtcacttttctttttcttttcctagTGTCGGCCACTCACTTGTGGTGTAGACAGACACAATGGCGAAGAACGTCTTCGCCGTCCAGATCTTCTTCATTGTGTTCCGAGAGTGCTTGGAAgctgtcatcatcatctcagTCCTCCTCTCTTTCCTCAAACAATGTCTCGGTGGACCAGGCCAGGACCAGGCCATCTATAAACGCCTGGTCAGGCAGGTATGGCTTGGCTCAGCGGCTGGTATTGTCATCTGCCTCATCATTGGCGGTGGCTTCATCGGGGCCTTCTACGGCCTTGGCAAGGATATCTGGTCAAAGTCTGAGGATCTCTGGGAGGGCATCTTTTATCTGATTGCCGCAATCATCGTCTCCATCATGGGACTTGCCCTGCTGAGAATCAACAAAATGAAGGACAAGTGGCGTGTCAAGATTGCTCAGGCTTTGGCTGAGAAGTCGGCCGACGCTGAAAAGCCGAGGAACTGGCTCAGCGACTGGTCTAGAAGGCACGTCATGTTCATCCTGCCCTTCATCACCACTCTGCGAGAAGGAGTCGAGGCCGTCGTCTTTGTCGGAGGCGTCTCTCTCAGCTTGCCTGCGACGGCCTTCCCTCTGCCTGTCGTTTgcggcatcatcgccggTCTCGCCGTCGGTTTCTTCATCTACCGCGGTGGCAACCTGATGTCaatccagctcttcctcATTGCCTCGACCAGCGTCTTGTATCTGATTGCCGCCGGCATGTTCTCAAAGGCCGTCTGGAGTCTGCAGTACCACACATTTGCCCAGCGTGTCGGAAGCGATGTTGCTGAAGCAGGCAACGGCCCCGGCTCATACAACATTCTCGAGACCGTCTGGCATGTGAACTGCTGCAATCCCGAAACCGACAACGGCTGGGATGTTTTCAACTCTATCCTCGGCTGGCAAAACACCGGCACATACGGCTCAGTGATTGCTTACAACATTTACTGGATCTTCCTCATACTTACGGTTTGTCTGCTCATGtacgaggagaagacgggATCACTGCCTTTGAAGAATGAATTCTTGAGCGCTGCCTCCAAGGTTCCAGGCCTCCGCCGCTGGGTCGAGAAGAAGCGTACGAAGACGGAAGTCAACGAATTCGAGATTTTCCAGCAGGTTCAAGCTGCAGGACTCCTACGAGAATAAGCTGGGTTTGGCAAGGTTCGGATGCATAGTGGGGCCCTACGAAATTGGGTGTTGGGAAAATGGGTTATGATATCACGTTGATGGGAGTTTTGTATTGATGGCGGATATATTCAAAAGGCAAGGGTCGTTCAGACCGCACCGGTTAATACTATGGCTTGCGGAGGTGAAAATAAAGGATTTACATGCGAGTTTAATATCATGTTCTATTTTTAGCAAACTAAGCTGCAGTCTATGTGATTCCTGGTCTACTTATTACCCCAAGAGGTTAACACTTTTGTTTATAGCCACCCAATTCTCTTAAACATATAGCTGCCTCCACCAACAACAGCCGTTGCCCCTGTAAAAGCTATCAGTGTGCCATACCCGCTCCCGTATCCAGCAGcggcttggccttgccaTGGCATCCCTTTGATCAGTGCCTCGCTCAGCGGCCCCGAGATGACGTTGCCAATGCCACGTCCAGCGGAAAGCACGCCAAAGATCATGAGAGGGTCATAGCTGCCACCGCttcctccctcttctcctgacCCGCTCAGTTTCGACACCAGATACCGCATGACTCCAGGCCAGGTTGACGTATACGAGCCTGCAAACAGACCGTATAGGACACAAAACACGTAAAGAGACGCCATGTTGGTGCCAAGGCcccagaggaagaaggtgcCGATTGCGGTGCCAATGGTCGAGATTGCAATACAAGTCGTCACATGGAGACGATCAGTCAAGCTGCCCATGATGATG is drawn from Trichoderma atroviride chromosome 7, complete sequence and contains these coding sequences:
- a CDS encoding uncharacterized protein (TransMembrane:1 (n4-11c15/16o559-582i)~SECRETED:SignalP(1-15)~CAZy:AA1) codes for the protein MKRFLLLALAALGQAKTVTHDFNVTWVTANPDGLAERKVVGINGQWPLPVIEVNKGDRLVVNMHNSLDRAASIHWHGMFQNNTNYMDGASMITQCPVPPGSSMTYNFTVNQNGTYWYHCHTDYCYPDGYRQALIVHDEDAPFKFDDEFTVTLSDWYHDMVEDLSAGFMSVFNPTGAEPIPNAFLFNDTLNSSLPVKPNKTYLIRIINISAFVGQYFYIEGHNFKIVEIDGVYTEPAEADTLYLGVAQRYAILLTTKNETDTNYPIVTVADSSLLDTMPPELRLNNTNWLEYNKNADHPQATINVTDSTQIVPFDDIALVPSDGMELLPEPDMDLNVTVIMGNLNNGQSYAFLNNISFTTPKVPSLYTAMSAGEDIVSNKGIYGEFTHPMVLNHNDVVQIVVNNADGGSHPFHLHGHNFQVIDRQPPYGEHFFDYLNGDPVPYDPSNHTAFPKIPARRDVVVLPPQGYFVMRFVADNPGVWIFHCHIDWHLSSGLAMILIEAPQQMQERMTIPQEHIDVCQAAGIASKGNAAADTLDFLDLKGQASQPGWIPDGFTARGIVALVFSILSAICGIISIVIYGLADVKSKQADEVSTEREQSGVVVVEENVENPSKS
- a CDS encoding uncharacterized protein (TransMembrane:7 (o6-32i53-78o93-112i151-174o180-200i207-227o295-314i)), yielding MAKNVFAVQIFFIVFRECLEAVIIISVLLSFLKQCLGGPGQDQAIYKRLVRQVWLGSAAGIVICLIIGGGFIGAFYGLGKDIWSKSEDLWEGIFYLIAAIIVSIMGLALLRINKMKDKWRVKIAQALAEKSADAEKPRNWLSDWSRRHVMFILPFITTLREGVEAVVFVGGVSLSLPATAFPLPVVCGIIAGLAVGFFIYRGGNLMSIQLFLIASTSVLYLIAAGMFSKAVWSLQYHTFAQRVGSDVAEAGNGPGSYNILETVWHVNCCNPETDNGWDVFNSILGWQNTGTYGSVIAYNIYWIFLILTVCLLMYEEKTGSLPLKNEFLSAASKVPGLRRWVEKKRTKTEVNEFEIFQQVQAAGLLRE